From a single Rosa rugosa chromosome 7, drRosRugo1.1, whole genome shotgun sequence genomic region:
- the LOC133719919 gene encoding uncharacterized protein LOC133719919, translated as MELVCEAIGSHVAWPEELVIRKHPSKNKKKKKCPIVKSLFDKAELHPFVPKHCKLLYKHAKTIMEETNESISTMLDDKVFGVQKELFILTENVTNLLEMKLIGQGVIAAYMT; from the exons ATGGAATTGGTTTGCGAAGCTATTGGAAGTCACGTAGCTTGGCCTGAGGAGCTTGTTATTCGGAAACATCCATCAAAG aacaagaagaagaagaagtgtcCTATTGTGAAATCATTGTTCGATAAAGCTGAGCTACACCCTTTTGTGCCCAAGCACTGCAAGTTATTGTACAAACATGCCAAAACTATCATGGAAGAGACTAATGAGTCAATAAGCACAATGTTGGATGATAAAGTCTTTGGCGTGCAAAAAGAACTCTTCATCTTAACTGAGAATGTGACTAATCTCTTAGAAATGAAGTTGATTGGCCAAGGAGTGATAGCAGCATACATGACGTAA
- the LOC133723253 gene encoding uncharacterized protein LOC133723253, translated as MEELNNWLLQRQQESTEDIERIQATNAQLVATLAEYDSSDPPRGRGSRHGHARNVERHKESGGQCLMEDYFIEYPIFEEVEFRRRYRMRRSVFNRIMESLCNHDRFWHQKPDCSGKMGLLPQQKMTGALRRLAYGAAADQCIEITKMGESTTLECLKKFCQQVEALYSEWYLRTPTPWRPTTHGYGMAFFGTPEAQNDINVLGQSKVFQRVISGSAPSVTFKANDITFSNPYYLADGIYPRWSTFVKTILNPRGFAEKLFAKKQEAYRKDVERCFGILQARFAILRHGARLFKLSTLRSIMISCIILYNMIVEDEFVEDDFIEPNEIDNMNPEGANVYDRPLDREGRPIPFQPVERDGQNLPQLIDRVEQLHSAYLHKTLQDALVVHNWNLAADKE; from the exons ATGGAAGAGTTGAACAACTGGTTGTTGCAGAGGCAACAAGAAAGTACAGAAGACATTGAGAGGATCCAAGCCACAAATGCTCAACTTGTTGCAACTTTGGCGGAGTATGATTCTTCAGATCCACCaagagggcgtggttcacgacaTGGTCATGCTCGAAATGTCGAAAGACATAAGGAATCGGGTGGCCAGTGTCTTATGGAGGATTACTTCATCGAATATCCAATTTTCGAGGAAGTTGAATTTCGGAGGAGGTACAGAATGCGAAGATCAGTCTTTAATCGCATCATGGAGAGCCTTTGCAACCACGACCGATTCTGGCACCAAAAACCCGATTGCTCTGGCAAAATGGGACTCCTACCTCAACAGAAAATGACAGGTGCCTTACGCAGGCTTGCATATGGTGCAGCTGCCGATCAATGTATCGAAATAACCAAGATGGGCGAATCCACCACATTGGAATGTTTGAAGAAGTTCTGTCAACAAGTCGAAGCTCTTTACTCAGAGTGGTACCTTCGCACTCCAACACCG TGGCGTCCTACGACACATGGATATGGCATGGCATTTTTCGGAACTCCAGAAGCTCAAAATGACATCAACGTGCTCGGACAGTCTAAAGTGTTCCAACGTGTCATCTCTGGAAGTGCTCCTTCAGTGACGTTCAAGGCCAACGACATAACATTTTCCAATCCATACTACCTAGCTGATGGAATTTACCCTCGGTGGTCAACGTTCGTCAAAACAATTCTCAATCCAAGGGGTTTTGCGGAGAAATTATTTGCCAAAAAGCAAGAAGCATATCGAAAAGATGTGGAAAGATGTTTTGGTATCCTTCAAGCTCGTTTTGCGATACTACGTCACGGTGCTCGTTTGTTTAAATTGTCGACTCTTCGAAGCATCATGATATCTTGTATAATTCTTTACAACATGATTGTGGAGGATGAGTTTGTTGAAGATGACTTCATAGAGCCTAACGAAATTGATAACATGAACCCGGAAGGGGCAAACGTCTATGATCGTCCCTTGGACCGTGAAGGACGTCCTATTCCTTTCCAGCCAGTTGAAAGAGACGGACAAAATCTTCCACAGCTCATTGACCGTGTGGAGCAACTTCATTCGGCCTATCTCCACAAAACTCTTCAAGATGCTTTAGTTGTGCACAATTGGAATTTGGCAGCTGACAAAGAGTGA